The following coding sequences are from one Beggiatoa alba B18LD window:
- a CDS encoding vWA domain-containing protein translates to MMNWTDFHFLRPYALLTFLPFIILLYFWFKRRQQSGQWASVCDPQLLPYLILPETRSANTHYTTLLIVLTGSLAIFALAGPTMERLPQPVFREQSALIITLDLSRSMLATDVKPSRLERARYKIADIVNRRQTGQTALLVFAGSAFVVTPLTDDKETILSQLSALTPNIMPIQGGRTDLALTKAVELLQQASVKTGQVLLITDEAESNHTLNEIQKLTNLGYQLSIFGVGTPEGAPIPITKEGFLKDNQGNIVIPTLDEAHLMQLTTQGNGIYQRLAIDDSDTNALFALIDQGLHQKSNATTQEAQLHVERWYELGTYLLLLALPFSAFAFRRGYFVIIPLTIGILSLHLSPPVYAEEAQAKSSIWQNLWATPDQQASQALQTGDAKTAATLFDNPEWKAAAHYKAGEYEQALQNLETLNTPTSLYNKGNTLTKLGKYEEAHNAYEQALAQDPSLEDARYNKEQVKKFLEEQKKQAEQNKQDKNQASDKQDKNNDKKDPDNSSQGQQNAEQQGNKEGDNAQNSPKDAGQQNQSQAENGEKKQDEPSNDSESQQSATDGQNTQSDKQANASEQKTLADKEKEQQAKAQQQASATDAQSEEKPETDKTANAVSSETTKPMSEEQTAQEQWLRRIPDDPSGLLRRKFRYQYSQQQNFDMGTGKEW, encoded by the coding sequence ATGATGAATTGGACAGACTTCCATTTTTTGCGTCCTTACGCGCTCCTTACCTTTCTACCCTTTATCATCCTGCTGTATTTTTGGTTCAAGCGTCGTCAACAAAGCGGACAATGGGCGAGCGTGTGCGACCCACAACTATTGCCCTACTTAATCCTGCCTGAAACCCGTTCAGCGAATACCCATTACACCACACTATTAATTGTACTCACGGGTAGTCTTGCCATTTTCGCACTGGCAGGTCCTACGATGGAACGCTTACCACAGCCCGTATTTAGAGAACAATCAGCGTTAATCATCACCCTTGATTTATCCCGCTCTATGCTGGCAACAGATGTAAAACCCAGCCGTTTAGAACGAGCGCGTTATAAAATCGCCGACATCGTCAATCGTCGCCAAACAGGACAAACTGCACTACTCGTTTTTGCAGGTTCAGCCTTTGTCGTTACCCCACTGACAGACGATAAAGAGACAATTCTGTCGCAACTATCCGCACTCACCCCCAATATCATGCCAATCCAAGGCGGACGCACAGATTTAGCCCTCACAAAAGCCGTTGAGTTACTACAACAAGCCAGCGTAAAAACAGGGCAAGTTTTACTAATAACCGACGAAGCCGAAAGCAACCACACGCTTAACGAAATTCAAAAATTAACAAACTTGGGTTACCAATTATCTATTTTTGGTGTTGGTACACCTGAAGGCGCACCTATCCCCATTACCAAAGAAGGTTTTTTAAAAGATAATCAAGGTAATATCGTAATACCTACGCTAGATGAAGCCCACCTGATGCAGCTCACAACACAAGGCAACGGCATCTACCAACGTCTAGCAATTGACGATAGCGACACAAACGCATTGTTTGCCCTGATAGACCAAGGCTTACATCAAAAATCAAACGCTACGACGCAAGAAGCACAATTACACGTAGAACGTTGGTACGAATTAGGCACTTATCTACTTCTGCTTGCCTTGCCCTTCTCCGCGTTTGCCTTTAGACGGGGCTATTTTGTCATCATCCCCCTAACAATTGGCATACTCTCACTGCATCTATCCCCCCCCGTTTACGCAGAAGAAGCGCAAGCCAAATCCTCAATATGGCAAAACCTTTGGGCAACACCAGACCAACAAGCCAGCCAAGCCCTACAAACAGGCGATGCCAAAACCGCCGCAACTTTATTCGATAATCCTGAATGGAAAGCTGCCGCGCATTATAAAGCGGGCGAATATGAGCAAGCGTTACAGAACTTAGAAACCCTCAATACACCAACTAGTCTTTATAACAAAGGTAATACTTTGACTAAACTAGGAAAGTATGAGGAAGCACACAACGCTTATGAACAAGCCTTAGCACAAGACCCAAGCCTTGAAGATGCACGTTATAACAAAGAACAAGTTAAAAAGTTCTTAGAAGAGCAGAAGAAACAAGCCGAACAAAATAAACAAGACAAAAATCAAGCGTCCGATAAACAGGATAAGAATAACGATAAGAAAGACCCAGATAATTCGTCACAAGGTCAGCAAAACGCAGAACAACAAGGAAATAAAGAAGGGGATAACGCTCAAAATTCACCAAAAGATGCAGGACAACAAAATCAAAGCCAAGCAGAAAATGGCGAGAAAAAGCAAGATGAACCCTCCAACGATTCGGAAAGTCAACAATCGGCAACGGATGGGCAAAATACCCAATCAGATAAGCAAGCCAATGCTTCAGAACAAAAAACACTAGCTGATAAAGAAAAAGAACAACAAGCCAAAGCGCAACAGCAGGCAAGCGCAACAGATGCGCAAAGCGAGGAAAAACCCGAAACGGATAAAACGGCAAATGCCGTGAGCAGTGAAACTACTAAACCCATGAGCGAGGAACAAACCGCACAAGAACAGTGGTTAAGAAGAATTCCCGATGACCCTAGCGGATTGTTACGACGTAAATTCCGTTATCAATACAGTCAACAACAAAATTTTGACATGGGAACGGGGAAAGAGTGGTAA
- a CDS encoding PIN domain-containing protein — translation MSKGVLLDTNLLMVYLISELGQGEVEQFKRTREFTSDDADILKQLLKDFKHRYTIPQVLAEVSNLLDWMQNEDKQIRLKKLLAEYIDLSNELVIASKQLITLPIYFKLGITDAALFSLAKQYELTLITVDFGLYGYAQKYKIQTINFNHLRKL, via the coding sequence ATGTCTAAGGGAGTACTTCTCGATACAAATTTATTAATGGTTTATTTAATTAGCGAATTAGGACAAGGAGAGGTTGAGCAATTCAAACGAACACGAGAATTTACCTCAGACGATGCAGATATTCTCAAGCAATTATTAAAGGACTTCAAACATCGCTACACAATTCCTCAGGTACTTGCAGAAGTCTCTAATTTGTTAGATTGGATGCAGAATGAAGATAAACAAATACGCTTAAAAAAATTGCTTGCCGAATATATAGATTTATCAAATGAACTTGTAATAGCCTCTAAACAGCTCATAACCCTTCCAATTTATTTTAAATTAGGTATTACAGATGCTGCATTGTTCTCTCTGGCAAAACAATATGAATTAACACTGATTACTGTTGATTTTGGTTTATATGGTTATGCACAAAAATATAAAATACAAACAATTAACTTTAATCATCTGAGAAAACTATAG